The Methanoculleus marisnigri JR1 genome window below encodes:
- a CDS encoding ATP-dependent helicase produces the protein MSLSPDQLTEKILNEPRPLSDRQRRAVLCDRTHIRIIAGAGAGKTETLTRRIVYLLLVQQVEPSAIVAFTFTEKAAQSMKSRVYERVKHLGGDEICARLGEMFIGTIHGYCYRLLEEHFGYGDWGVLDEKQEMAYLMRVGWALGLGRSGYYATNCEDFVNALNVYYGEMIPEEGLRKKKDREFLEKLRRYEASLDQHKRLTFNRMVQLAVENLQHRPEVAEHVKYLIVDEYQDINHAQDELIRLIGLGGSIFVVGDPRQTIYQWRGSDEQYFEEFTTRYPEAVTIHITENRRSTVAVIETANGFSDTFEDQHYDHMDPVRREQGGAYLAEMQSDITEVDWIADQIQALVREEKCSYSDIALLFRSVSTSAPPFIDEFRRRDIPFVVGGKVGLFRRPEILGIGQLFAWLWEDGFWQQGKWSRLPALRGEDLLEEAVVNWNQGIPDLALEASDVLNLRRWKDSVLNSTYDNFSQVFGELLVLLGYHGLDPDDVRHAVIMANLGRFNTLLTDYETAIMLGGRRRNWETDLKGLCWYLNTYASSKYEEQTGDDIGGVDAVQLVTIHQSKGLEWPLVFVPCMVRQRFPSSMVGKGRTWLISPELFDVAKYEGDLESERKLMYVALTRAKDVAVVSYFTSMNGRRKGRSAFVGDIEDLPHVEPLSQRDTLPDHDYATGGAADELRTFSAGEIVDYGKCGYFYRLRHIWGYEPGLTDYLGYGQTLHFCLREAADLMKNEDLSPMIAVATAVDRNFYMPFMTEGRMEKIKRAAKNHLMRFAEKYRDDMLRIREVETRVEFPVQNAIVAGKVDVILHDGDAVEVRDYKTSDTATTPEDSALQVQLYTRGLCVLGETVSRGSVAFLEEAAVDAVDVTEQAVAGTMARVEEDIGRILSGDFTACPGAVCERCDYQGICRWRA, from the coding sequence ATGTCCCTTTCCCCTGACCAACTCACCGAAAAAATCCTCAACGAACCCAGGCCTCTTTCTGATCGACAACGGCGTGCTGTCCTCTGCGATCGCACTCACATCCGCATTATTGCAGGCGCAGGGGCTGGAAAGACAGAGACTCTGACCCGGCGGATCGTCTACCTCCTCCTCGTACAACAGGTAGAGCCGTCTGCAATTGTCGCTTTCACGTTCACGGAAAAAGCAGCACAGAGTATGAAGAGCCGTGTGTACGAGCGTGTGAAGCACCTTGGCGGAGATGAGATCTGTGCCCGCCTCGGGGAGATGTTCATTGGCACCATTCACGGCTACTGCTATCGTCTTCTGGAGGAGCACTTCGGGTACGGGGACTGGGGCGTGCTTGATGAAAAACAGGAGATGGCGTACCTTATGCGGGTCGGGTGGGCTCTGGGGCTCGGAAGATCCGGTTATTACGCTACCAACTGTGAAGATTTCGTCAATGCCCTGAATGTCTACTACGGCGAGATGATCCCGGAAGAGGGTCTAAGGAAAAAGAAAGACAGAGAATTCCTTGAAAAACTGCGCCGTTACGAGGCGTCACTGGATCAACACAAGCGGCTCACCTTCAACCGCATGGTGCAGCTTGCAGTGGAGAACCTGCAGCACCGTCCTGAAGTGGCCGAACACGTAAAATACCTCATTGTTGACGAGTACCAGGACATTAATCACGCACAGGATGAACTCATCCGGCTGATAGGGCTGGGGGGGAGCATCTTCGTTGTCGGCGATCCGCGGCAGACAATTTACCAGTGGCGTGGCTCCGACGAACAGTATTTCGAGGAGTTTACTACGCGGTACCCGGAGGCAGTCACCATCCACATAACCGAGAACCGCCGTTCGACCGTAGCGGTGATCGAGACGGCTAACGGGTTCTCGGACACGTTTGAGGACCAGCACTACGACCACATGGACCCGGTTCGCCGTGAGCAGGGCGGGGCGTATCTGGCAGAGATGCAGAGTGATATAACCGAGGTAGACTGGATTGCGGATCAGATCCAGGCGCTTGTTAGAGAAGAGAAATGCAGTTACAGCGACATTGCGCTCCTCTTTCGGAGCGTGAGCACCTCGGCGCCCCCCTTCATCGATGAGTTCAGGCGCCGCGATATACCCTTTGTCGTTGGCGGAAAAGTGGGCTTGTTCCGCCGCCCGGAGATCCTGGGCATAGGGCAGTTGTTTGCGTGGCTGTGGGAAGATGGGTTCTGGCAGCAGGGCAAGTGGTCAAGGTTGCCTGCTCTCCGAGGCGAGGATCTGCTCGAAGAGGCAGTGGTGAACTGGAACCAGGGAATTCCAGATCTGGCACTGGAGGCTTCCGATGTACTGAACCTTCGTCGTTGGAAGGACTCGGTGCTGAACAGTACCTACGATAACTTCTCTCAAGTCTTCGGGGAACTGCTCGTCCTGCTCGGGTACCACGGGCTCGATCCTGACGATGTACGCCATGCGGTCATCATGGCGAATCTGGGCAGGTTCAACACGCTCCTTACGGATTACGAGACAGCAATTATGCTTGGGGGACGGCGCAGGAACTGGGAGACCGATCTGAAAGGGCTGTGCTGGTACCTGAACACCTACGCGTCCTCAAAGTACGAGGAACAGACCGGCGACGACATCGGTGGCGTGGACGCTGTGCAACTGGTGACGATCCACCAGAGCAAGGGTCTGGAGTGGCCGCTGGTGTTTGTGCCCTGCATGGTCCGGCAACGGTTCCCGTCAAGCATGGTGGGCAAGGGGAGAACCTGGCTCATATCCCCGGAGCTCTTCGACGTGGCGAAGTACGAGGGGGACCTGGAGAGCGAACGCAAACTCATGTATGTGGCGCTGACCCGGGCGAAGGACGTGGCCGTGGTGAGTTACTTCACGTCCATGAACGGGCGACGAAAAGGACGAAGCGCTTTTGTGGGTGACATCGAGGATCTGCCTCACGTCGAGCCCCTCTCACAGAGAGACACACTGCCGGATCATGATTATGCAACCGGCGGCGCTGCGGACGAGCTGCGTACCTTCTCTGCCGGTGAGATTGTGGACTACGGGAAGTGCGGCTACTTCTACAGGCTTCGGCATATCTGGGGATACGAGCCGGGTCTCACTGATTACCTTGGATATGGGCAGACTCTGCACTTCTGCCTCCGGGAAGCTGCGGACCTGATGAAGAACGAGGATCTGTCTCCGATGATTGCGGTGGCAACGGCAGTGGACCGGAACTTCTACATGCCGTTCATGACCGAGGGACGAATGGAGAAGATTAAGCGCGCAGCGAAGAACCATCTAATGAGATTTGCGGAGAAGTACCGCGACGATATGCTCCGGATCCGGGAAGTGGAGACGAGGGTCGAATTCCCGGTGCAGAACGCCATTGTGGCCGGGAAGGTGGATGTCATCCTCCATGATGGGGATGCTGTGGAGGTGCGCGACTACAAGACCTCCGACACGGCGACAACACCCGAGGATTCGGCGCTCCAGGTGCAACTTTACACCCGTGGCCTCTGCGTGCTCGGCGAGACTGTCTCCCGGGGTTCGGTGGCATTCCTCGAGGAGGCTGCTGTGGACGCTGTGGATGTGACCGAGCAGGCCGTTGCAGGGACGATGGCACGTGTAGAGGAGGATATCGGACGGATTCTCTCGGGCGACTTCACGGCATGTCCGGGAGCGGTCTGTGAGCGGTGCGATTATCAGGGCATTTGCAGGTGGCGAGCATAA
- a CDS encoding DUF365 domain-containing protein, which produces MSEITGVTFPVPKHLMSRFFKDGKTVFIKPATVFKELRSGMILVFYQSHEDTGYVGEATIKRIVIDDDPLAFFETFGDAVFLTKEEVKAYAEGQERWQGVRVRKEAPRKRPWMALELEGIRKYDTVKKPERFVPVGGRYLRE; this is translated from the coding sequence ATGAGTGAGATCACCGGCGTCACCTTCCCGGTCCCCAAACACCTCATGTCTCGCTTCTTCAAGGACGGCAAGACCGTCTTCATCAAGCCCGCCACCGTCTTCAAAGAACTCCGGAGCGGCATGATACTCGTCTTCTACCAGTCTCACGAAGACACCGGCTACGTAGGGGAGGCGACGATCAAGCGGATCGTCATCGACGACGACCCCCTCGCGTTCTTCGAAACCTTCGGCGATGCGGTCTTCCTCACGAAAGAGGAGGTCAAAGCCTACGCTGAGGGGCAGGAGCGGTGGCAGGGGGTCCGGGTCAGGAAGGAGGCGCCCCGAAAGCGGCCCTGGATGGCCCTCGAACTTGAGGGTATCCGGAAGTACGATACGGTGAAGAAACCGGAGCGGTTTGTGCCGGTCGGGGGAAGGTATCTGCGGGAGTGA
- a CDS encoding UPF0175 family protein, with translation MTDVTITVPQDIVQALRLPPDTVAAELQRELAVALYQRGILSSGKAAALAEMSRWEWEELLGARKLPRHYADEDLDRDIAYAARS, from the coding sequence ATGACCGATGTTACCATCACCGTCCCCCAGGATATCGTACAGGCGCTTCGGCTCCCTCCCGACACCGTTGCCGCCGAGTTGCAGCGGGAGCTCGCCGTGGCGCTCTACCAGCGGGGCATCCTCTCCTCCGGGAAGGCGGCGGCGCTGGCGGAGATGAGCCGGTGGGAGTGGGAGGAACTGCTCGGGGCACGGAAGCTCCCCCGGCATTACGCCGACGAGGACCTCGACCGGGACATTGCCTATGCCGCTCGCAGTTAG
- a CDS encoding virulence RhuM family protein: MSGDEKKLIRNSTVEFLLFTSAAGEDSIEVRYEDETIWLSQKMMAALFDVTVPTINVHLKNIYESGELTRDATIRKYLTVQIEGDREVSRTLDYYNLDAIISVGYRVNSRRATQFRQWATRVLTEFAIKGYVLDKKRMENGTFLGEDYFERLLAEIREIRLSERRFYQKITDIYATSLDYDRNAPTTREFFANVQNKLHFAIHGNTAAELIMARADSRKKHMGLSTWEKAPDGKILRTDVSVAKNYLNATELESLGRIVSAWLDLAEERARRKIPMTMEDWAKRLDRFIEFDDRKLLEDRGKVTKEMAKEFAESEFEKYRVVQDRLFESDFDRMLKEAAPPEGEEQDNKNNETTGDLK; this comes from the coding sequence ATGAGCGGAGATGAAAAGAAACTGATACGGAACAGCACGGTTGAATTTTTGCTATTTACCTCGGCCGCCGGTGAAGACTCAATCGAGGTCAGGTACGAGGACGAAACCATCTGGTTAAGCCAGAAGATGATGGCGGCGCTCTTCGATGTGACTGTTCCGACAATAAACGTACACCTGAAAAACATCTACGAAAGCGGCGAGTTGACCCGTGATGCAACTATTAGAAAATATCTAACAGTTCAAATCGAGGGTGATCGTGAAGTTTCACGGACTCTTGACTACTACAACCTTGATGCCATAATCTCGGTTGGGTATCGCGTCAATTCCCGAAGAGCCACCCAGTTCCGTCAGTGGGCGACTCGGGTGTTAACGGAATTTGCCATTAAAGGATATGTACTTGATAAAAAGCGGATGGAGAACGGTACGTTCCTTGGGGAAGACTACTTCGAGCGCTTGCTGGCGGAAATTCGGGAGATACGACTGAGTGAGAGACGATTCTACCAGAAGATCACGGACATATACGCTACAAGCCTCGACTACGACAGGAATGCACCAACAACACGCGAGTTTTTCGCAAACGTTCAGAACAAATTACACTTTGCGATACATGGGAATACTGCGGCTGAACTGATAATGGCGCGTGCCGACAGCAGAAAGAAGCATATGGGCCTTAGCACCTGGGAAAAAGCCCCTGACGGGAAGATACTCAGAACCGACGTATCGGTTGCGAAGAACTATCTGAACGCAACAGAACTTGAATCGCTCGGAAGAATCGTCAGCGCCTGGCTTGACCTTGCTGAAGAGCGTGCCAGAAGAAAGATCCCGATGACTATGGAGGATTGGGCAAAACGCCTTGACCGGTTCATTGAGTTCGATGATCGCAAACTGCTCGAAGACCGTGGAAAGGTCACAAAAGAGATGGCAAAGGAGTTCGCAGAGAGTGAATTTGAGAAGTACCGGGTTGTTCAGGACAGACTTTTTGAGAGCGATTTCGACCGGATGCTAAAGGAGGCCGCCCCGCCCGAAGGAGAGGAACAGGATAACAAAAACAATGAGACTACTGGGGACCTGAAATAA
- a CDS encoding HIT family protein has protein sequence MFGARLRTNRPGHLLIIPYRHVADFFDATDAELAALLALVREAKTLLDDRFHPDGYNIGVNVRKAAGQTVMHLHLHVIPRYAGDVKDPRGGVRGAVPEKRVY, from the coding sequence ATGTTCGGAGCTCGGCTTCGAACAAATCGCCCCGGCCACCTCCTCATCATCCCCTACCGCCACGTCGCGGACTTCTTCGACGCGACCGACGCCGAGCTCGCCGCCCTCCTCGCCCTCGTCCGGGAGGCGAAAACCCTCCTCGACGACCGGTTCCACCCCGACGGCTACAACATCGGCGTGAACGTGAGAAAAGCCGCCGGCCAGACGGTGATGCACCTGCACCTCCACGTCATCCCGCGGTATGCCGGCGACGTCAAAGACCCCCGGGGCGGGGTGCGGGGAGCAGTCCCGGAGAAGCGGGTGTATTGA
- a CDS encoding DNA-processing protein DprA, translating to MDNLSIREIAFLAALNDNQALKRQGYAEYFRDPAVLRDLYADTFEPGAKPRRAYPGPLIARAEEIREKGLLAFYIDTLTGYRQKGVRILPVFDAGYPGRLLGIRDPPFLLYQVGREETLAKPAVAVVGTRTISRAGIERARETVDLLVRLGYVVVSGLALGTDACAHTAAIDCGGETVAVLPGDVTVVVPGENRTLAASIAGSGSLLGEITHLAGMHKGRFLERNRITSGLSDGVVVIETGKSGGSVRQAETAFRQGRPVYVLEPDCSDAKAVAGYQHLVSCGAIPVESPGGLSPHFARMQHPPSRVTTLADFW from the coding sequence ATGGATAACCTTTCTATCAGGGAGATTGCCTTTCTTGCCGCCCTCAACGACAATCAGGCCCTGAAGCGGCAGGGGTACGCCGAATACTTCCGTGACCCGGCGGTTCTCCGCGACCTCTACGCTGATACCTTCGAGCCGGGTGCGAAGCCCCGTCGGGCCTATCCCGGCCCGCTCATCGCACGGGCGGAGGAGATCCGGGAGAAAGGTCTTCTTGCGTTCTATATCGATACGCTTACGGGCTACAGGCAGAAAGGCGTCCGGATTCTGCCGGTCTTTGATGCCGGATACCCGGGGAGGCTTCTGGGGATTCGGGATCCCCCTTTTCTCCTCTACCAGGTGGGCCGCGAGGAGACCCTCGCAAAGCCGGCGGTTGCCGTCGTCGGCACGAGAACGATCTCCCGGGCGGGTATCGAGAGAGCCCGGGAGACGGTGGATCTTCTGGTTCGCCTCGGTTACGTGGTCGTGAGCGGGCTTGCTCTCGGGACGGATGCCTGCGCTCATACGGCCGCGATCGACTGCGGAGGCGAGACGGTGGCGGTCCTGCCGGGCGACGTCACGGTTGTTGTTCCGGGGGAAAACCGGACTCTTGCCGCGAGCATCGCCGGTTCGGGTTCGCTGCTCGGTGAAATCACACACCTTGCGGGGATGCACAAAGGCAGGTTCCTTGAGAGGAACCGCATCACGAGCGGCCTCTCCGACGGTGTGGTCGTCATCGAGACCGGCAAATCCGGGGGTTCCGTCCGGCAGGCGGAGACGGCGTTCCGGCAGGGACGACCGGTCTACGTCCTGGAGCCTGACTGTTCGGACGCAAAGGCCGTAGCCGGGTATCAGCACCTTGTCTCGTGCGGGGCGATCCCGGTCGAATCCCCCGGCGGCCTCTCCCCGCACTTTGCGAGGATGCAGCACCCGCCCTCACGAGTGACGACGCTCGCGGATTTCTGGTGA
- a CDS encoding ComF family protein, producing the protein MELEILYPPYCQVCGNPIPDCFADTFPCCAACRNRPDRDDPPVRVRAFGKYLFEEEFPDDVLSSEIRRLKTDETLVPQLLECLFYAIDHQYPDFREFDIVVPVMRGTGSGGYSPPALLAEGVASRYGMRYLDALYKSKVYRPMHSISDHLEKEKEIAGNVGCRYRFNGESVLLIDDTCITGATKRECAAVLRAHGAGEVWSLVLGRMVNRKHLEILGSYNG; encoded by the coding sequence ATGGAACTTGAGATCCTCTATCCCCCATATTGTCAGGTATGCGGTAATCCCATCCCTGACTGTTTTGCAGATACTTTCCCCTGCTGTGCGGCATGCAGAAACAGGCCGGATAGAGACGACCCTCCCGTCCGTGTCCGGGCGTTCGGAAAATACCTTTTTGAGGAAGAATTTCCTGATGACGTTCTCAGCAGCGAGATCCGGAGGCTGAAGACGGACGAAACCCTTGTCCCGCAGCTCCTGGAATGTCTCTTCTATGCGATCGATCACCAGTACCCGGACTTCCGGGAGTTTGATATTGTCGTTCCGGTTATGCGGGGTACAGGCTCCGGAGGCTACAGTCCCCCGGCGCTCCTGGCAGAAGGCGTCGCATCCCGCTATGGGATGCGATATCTGGACGCCCTGTATAAGAGTAAAGTATATCGCCCAATGCATAGTATCTCTGATCACCTCGAAAAGGAGAAGGAGATCGCAGGGAATGTTGGATGTCGGTACCGGTTCAATGGCGAGTCGGTTCTCCTGATCGACGATACCTGCATCACCGGGGCGACAAAGCGGGAGTGCGCCGCGGTGTTGCGGGCGCATGGTGCAGGTGAGGTCTGGTCGCTTGTCCTCGGGAGGATGGTCAACCGAAAGCACCTGGAAATTCTCGGGAGTTACAATGGATAA
- a CDS encoding ribonuclease III domain-containing protein — protein MEPDLEERINYSFKQKDLLQRALLHRSRSNEERQKQKICEDQDALRTLGDAVLKTILCDLLMRSGYETKGEITIKKSTIERRPFLAELGRRFDLQDKILVGEGARMQKHNEEPNVIAETLEAIIGAMYLDGGYESAKKAVSGWYEPYREEMLKG, from the coding sequence ATGGAACCCGATCTCGAAGAGAGGATCAATTACTCTTTCAAGCAAAAAGATCTCCTCCAGCGTGCCCTGCTCCATCGGTCGCGTTCGAATGAAGAGCGACAGAAGCAGAAAATCTGCGAGGACCAGGACGCCCTCCGGACGCTGGGCGACGCGGTCCTGAAAACAATATTGTGCGATCTCCTCATGCGTTCGGGGTACGAGACGAAAGGCGAGATCACCATAAAGAAAAGCACCATTGAACGCCGGCCGTTTCTTGCCGAACTCGGGAGGCGGTTTGATCTGCAGGATAAAATCCTTGTCGGAGAAGGCGCCAGAATGCAGAAGCATAACGAAGAGCCCAACGTCATTGCCGAGACGCTCGAGGCGATCATCGGGGCGATGTACCTGGACGGCGGATACGAGTCGGCAAAGAAGGCCGTCTCCGGATGGTACGAGCCCTACCGGGAAGAGATGCTGAAAGGGTAG
- a CDS encoding Hsp20/alpha crystallin family protein — translation MEQKEFSCPFRRAFGPEMCGMHRRLHEMMAAPGQRMMPVIRGAGIPVDIRDLEDEVAVVADLPGVASGDVAVRLTGPRTLRITVRQREEEREGYAVRERLSGEMTRVVNLPAEVTDEGAAAALRNGVLAVRLRKVLEEQGVEIPIREG, via the coding sequence ATGGAACAGAAAGAATTCTCGTGCCCGTTTCGGAGGGCGTTCGGCCCGGAGATGTGCGGGATGCACCGGCGGCTCCACGAGATGATGGCGGCGCCCGGGCAGCGGATGATGCCCGTGATCCGCGGTGCGGGGATACCGGTCGATATCCGGGATCTCGAGGACGAGGTCGCGGTCGTCGCCGACCTCCCGGGGGTGGCGAGCGGCGACGTCGCGGTACGGCTCACCGGCCCCCGGACGCTGCGGATCACCGTCCGACAGAGGGAGGAAGAACGGGAAGGCTACGCCGTCAGGGAGCGGCTGTCCGGCGAGATGACCCGGGTCGTGAACCTTCCCGCGGAGGTCACGGACGAGGGTGCGGCGGCTGCCCTCAGGAACGGCGTGCTGGCGGTGCGGCTGAGGAAGGTTTTAGAAGAGCAGGGGGTCGAGATTCCGATCCGGGAAGGATAG
- a CDS encoding Fic family protein: protein MNNLFPNHSQHFIILPGEQGVARAYGGVHRRGSRRLPGRDHPGQRRQDRGLEGRLLNPGNLDFVIAASNHIPDPFERAAFVLHGIATGHPFREINGSRFCSQDSS, encoded by the coding sequence ATGAACAACCTTTTTCCCAATCACTCCCAACACTTCATCATTCTGCCCGGAGAGCAAGGAGTTGCGAGAGCGTATGGAGGAGTTCACCGTCGAGGAAGTCGTCGGCTACCAGGTCGAGATCATCCGGGCCAGCGGCGTCAAGACCGGGGCCTCGAGGGGCGGCTGCTCAACCCGGGAAACCTCGACTTCGTCATCGCCGCGAGCAACCACATTCCCGATCCGTTCGAGAGGGCCGCGTTCGTGCTCCACGGTATTGCAACAGGGCATCCGTTCAGGGAAATAAACGGATCGCGTTTCTGCTCGCAGGACTCATCCTGA
- a CDS encoding ATP-binding protein, whose protein sequence is MIRRDAEAQIRSLALGFPAVAVIGPRQSGKTTLVRSVFPQLPYILLEDPDTRAFAEEDPRSFLAQYEKTGAVLDEVQRVPELFSYLQGVLDTNRRPGRFILTGSQNFLMMERISQSLAGRVGIVKLLPLSMGELVHAGIGIERYEDLLYAGLFPRPYSSSIHPRDFYSSYIQTYIERDLRLLKQVQNLSAFQTFMKMCAYRSGQVVNYSSLAHDCGITYNTAKEWLSLLETSMLVVQVRPHHKNFNKRLVKMPKLYFTDPGLAAHLAGIQGADDLGYHPLKGGLFESLIITEFLKFRLNRGKEPNLYFWRDKLGHEIDCIIEYQGWDPVPVEIKSGRTASADFFDEITYWNGLSGNAPDRSFVVYGGDQSQRRAAGQLIGYRDLEPILQYLE, encoded by the coding sequence ATGATCCGGCGGGATGCGGAGGCACAGATCCGATCGCTCGCTCTCGGCTTTCCGGCAGTAGCCGTCATCGGCCCCCGCCAGTCGGGAAAGACGACGCTCGTCCGGTCGGTATTCCCGCAGCTGCCCTACATCTTGCTCGAGGATCCCGACACCCGCGCCTTCGCAGAGGAGGATCCCCGCAGCTTTCTCGCACAGTACGAAAAGACCGGGGCGGTCCTCGACGAGGTCCAGAGAGTCCCGGAGCTCTTCTCATACCTCCAGGGAGTCCTTGATACGAACCGGAGGCCGGGACGGTTCATCCTCACCGGATCCCAGAACTTCCTGATGATGGAACGGATATCCCAGTCGCTTGCCGGCCGGGTCGGGATCGTCAAACTCCTCCCCCTCTCGATGGGAGAACTTGTCCATGCCGGGATAGGGATTGAACGCTACGAGGATCTCCTCTATGCCGGCCTCTTCCCCCGCCCCTACAGCAGCAGCATTCACCCGCGAGACTTCTATTCATCGTATATCCAGACCTACATCGAGCGCGATCTCCGCCTTCTCAAGCAGGTGCAGAACCTCTCGGCGTTCCAGACGTTCATGAAGATGTGCGCCTACCGGTCCGGCCAGGTGGTGAACTACTCGTCCCTCGCCCATGACTGCGGCATCACCTACAACACGGCAAAAGAGTGGCTCTCCCTCCTGGAGACGTCGATGCTGGTCGTCCAGGTCAGGCCGCATCACAAAAACTTCAACAAACGGCTTGTGAAGATGCCGAAGCTCTACTTCACAGACCCCGGCCTTGCCGCACACCTGGCCGGGATACAGGGTGCCGACGACCTCGGTTACCACCCCCTCAAAGGAGGGCTCTTTGAATCGCTCATCATAACGGAGTTCCTGAAGTTCCGGCTTAACCGGGGCAAAGAGCCCAACCTCTACTTCTGGCGGGACAAACTCGGGCATGAGATCGACTGCATCATCGAGTATCAGGGGTGGGATCCCGTCCCGGTCGAGATCAAGTCGGGCAGAACGGCAAGTGCCGACTTCTTTGACGAGATCACGTACTGGAACGGGCTCTCCGGCAACGCCCCGGATCGCTCGTTCGTGGTCTACGGGGGCGACCAGTCCCAGCGCCGGGCGGCAGGGCAACTGATCGGGTACCGAGATCTAGAGCCGATCCTGCAGTATCTGGAGTGA